The following coding sequences are from one Anguilla anguilla isolate fAngAng1 chromosome 12, fAngAng1.pri, whole genome shotgun sequence window:
- the laynb gene encoding layilin isoform X1 — translation MDFMKLIGSLLTLFCFQGFAAKLFSGQQICLRGTERPCYKIAYFPDGNHKVNFEEARRVCHSDGGELLSIETENEQRLIERFVQELRAADGDFWIGLRRSQGHHESNNDCPAQYHWLDGSQATFRNWHWDEPSCGYEVCVVMYHQPSASPGMAGLYMFRWNDDNCDTKNNFICKYAREKLPVSTTAANGTHTDAPNISLRPNFPPDTLEDEKKVVVSESANNALNITYIVLPTIPLAVLLLVTSAVLCFKLIARRRKEQASACPKDTRFCVPEGGCSSPPSQDVYQVIGRQHHTDLAGTRPDARSTSFRRPSPDALSHDYDNPVSQRSESGFVTNDIYEPCQGRGRPYREAGWVENEIYGY, via the exons atggATTTTATGAAACTGATTGGAAGTCTACTCACTCTTTTCTGCTTCCAAGGCTTCGCAGCCAAACTGTTCAGTG GTCAGCAGATTTGCCTGCGCGGCACGGAGCGGCCGTGCTACAAGATAGCATACTTCCCGGATGGTAATCACAAGGTGAACTTCGAGGAAGCGCGGCGGGTCTGCCACAGCGACGGCGGCGAGCTCCTGAGCATCGAGACGGAGAACGAGCAGCGACTGATCGAGCGGTTCGTGCAGGAACTGCGGGCTGCGGACGGAGACTTCTGGATCGGGCTGCGCAGGAGCCAGGGCCATCATGAAAGCAACAACGACTGTCCTGCACAGTATCACTGGCTTGACGGCAGCCAGGCCACGTTCAG GAACTGGCATTGGGATGAGCCGTCTTGCGGGTACgaggtgtgtgtggtgatgtaCCACCAGCCGTCAGCATCCCCGGGCATGGCCGGTCTCTACATGTTCCGGTGGAACGATGACAACTGTGACACCAAAAACAACTTCATCTGCAAGTACGCACGAG AAAAGCTCCCTGTTTCCACCACAGCAGCCAATgggacacacacag ATGCTCCGAATATATCTTTGAGGCCAAACTTTCCGCCGGACACACTGGAGGACGAGAAGAAAGTAGTGGTGTCTGAATCCGCAA ATAACGCCCTGAACATCACCTACATAGTTCTTCCTACAATTCCCCTTGCGGTGTTGCTGTTGGTGACCTCAGCGGTGCTCTGCTTTAAACTCATCGCTCGAAG gagaAAGGAGCAAGCGAGCGCCTGCCCTAAGGACACACGGTTCTGTGTGCCGGAGGGGGGGTgcagcagcccccccagccAGGACGTGTACCAGGTGATCGGCCGGCAGCACCACACAGACCTGGCCGGCACGCGCCCCGACGCCAGGAGCACTTCGTTCCGCCGCCCCTCCCCCGACGCGCTCTCCCACGACTACGACAACCCCGTGAGCCAGCGCTCCGAGAGCGGCTTCGTCACCAACGACATCTACGAGCCCTgccaggggcggggcaggcccTACCGCGAGGCGGGGTGGGTGGAGAACGAGATTTATGGCTACTGA
- the laynb gene encoding layilin isoform X2 — protein sequence MEGLTSGQQICLRGTERPCYKIAYFPDGNHKVNFEEARRVCHSDGGELLSIETENEQRLIERFVQELRAADGDFWIGLRRSQGHHESNNDCPAQYHWLDGSQATFRNWHWDEPSCGYEVCVVMYHQPSASPGMAGLYMFRWNDDNCDTKNNFICKYAREKLPVSTTAANGTHTDAPNISLRPNFPPDTLEDEKKVVVSESANNALNITYIVLPTIPLAVLLLVTSAVLCFKLIARRRKEQASACPKDTRFCVPEGGCSSPPSQDVYQVIGRQHHTDLAGTRPDARSTSFRRPSPDALSHDYDNPVSQRSESGFVTNDIYEPCQGRGRPYREAGWVENEIYGY from the exons ATGGAGGGGTTAACATCTG GTCAGCAGATTTGCCTGCGCGGCACGGAGCGGCCGTGCTACAAGATAGCATACTTCCCGGATGGTAATCACAAGGTGAACTTCGAGGAAGCGCGGCGGGTCTGCCACAGCGACGGCGGCGAGCTCCTGAGCATCGAGACGGAGAACGAGCAGCGACTGATCGAGCGGTTCGTGCAGGAACTGCGGGCTGCGGACGGAGACTTCTGGATCGGGCTGCGCAGGAGCCAGGGCCATCATGAAAGCAACAACGACTGTCCTGCACAGTATCACTGGCTTGACGGCAGCCAGGCCACGTTCAG GAACTGGCATTGGGATGAGCCGTCTTGCGGGTACgaggtgtgtgtggtgatgtaCCACCAGCCGTCAGCATCCCCGGGCATGGCCGGTCTCTACATGTTCCGGTGGAACGATGACAACTGTGACACCAAAAACAACTTCATCTGCAAGTACGCACGAG AAAAGCTCCCTGTTTCCACCACAGCAGCCAATgggacacacacag ATGCTCCGAATATATCTTTGAGGCCAAACTTTCCGCCGGACACACTGGAGGACGAGAAGAAAGTAGTGGTGTCTGAATCCGCAA ATAACGCCCTGAACATCACCTACATAGTTCTTCCTACAATTCCCCTTGCGGTGTTGCTGTTGGTGACCTCAGCGGTGCTCTGCTTTAAACTCATCGCTCGAAG gagaAAGGAGCAAGCGAGCGCCTGCCCTAAGGACACACGGTTCTGTGTGCCGGAGGGGGGGTgcagcagcccccccagccAGGACGTGTACCAGGTGATCGGCCGGCAGCACCACACAGACCTGGCCGGCACGCGCCCCGACGCCAGGAGCACTTCGTTCCGCCGCCCCTCCCCCGACGCGCTCTCCCACGACTACGACAACCCCGTGAGCCAGCGCTCCGAGAGCGGCTTCGTCACCAACGACATCTACGAGCCCTgccaggggcggggcaggcccTACCGCGAGGCGGGGTGGGTGGAGAACGAGATTTATGGCTACTGA
- the btg4 gene encoding protein BTG4, translating to MKEEIAATVFFVTRLAKKHGKLDRSSREKFAVELTSVLFEHYKTHWYPDNPSKGQAFRCLRMNKAQVKDPILERACRRSEIDHEDLGLPKEITIWVDPGEVSCRYGEKTTPFCVAQLEGRGERSEFSRRIDSAVERASSDYHSGTSSDEEAGNCNSSMSSSVSSSLSSSISSCSSSVAELKTIPTVSNPNSVYQASEFAPSSLPPWGQFQKRKAYPGDGYQQHQSSAGYYPQHKSFKNYRPSSFFSGPRVDRYHWVSKGRS from the exons ATGAAGGAAGAAATTGCGGCCACTGTTTTCTTTGTCACGAGACTAGCGAAGAAACACGGAAAATTGGACAGAAGCAGCAGAGAAAAGTTTGCAGTGGAGCTCACTTCAGTTCTCTTTGAACATTACAAAACTCACTGGTATCCGGACAATCCTTCCAAAGGCCAGGCCTTCCG GTGTCTGCGTATGAACAAGGCCCAGGTGAAAGACCCAATCCTGGAGAGAGCCTGCAGGCGCAGTGAGATCGATCACGAGGACTTGGGGCTGCCGAAGGAGATCACGATCTGGGTGGATCCAGGTGAAGTGTCTTGCAG gtaCGGAGAGAAGACGACCCCGTTTTGCGTGGCTCAGCTGGAGGGCCGGGGGGAGCGGAGCGAGTTCTCCCGCAGGATCGACAGCGCCGTGGAGAGGGCCTCCTCCGACTACCATTCGGGGACGTCCTCTGACGAGGAGGCGGGCAACTGCAACAGCAGCATGAGCAGCAGCGTCAGCAGCAGCCTcagcagcagcattagcagctgcagcagctcggTGGCTGAGCTCAAGACCATCCCCACCGTCAGCAACCCCAACAGCGTTTACCAG GCGAGTGAGTTtgctccctcctctctgccgCCCTGGGGCCAGTTTCAGAAGAGGAAGGCCTACCCTGGAGATGGCTACCAGCAGCACCAGTCCTCGGCGGGATACTACCCACAGCACAAGTCTTTTAAGAACTACCGtccttcctcctttttttcGGGCCCGCGTGTGGACCGGTACCACTGGGTCAGCAAGGGCCGCTCTTAA